In Sphingomonas sp. SORGH_AS_0950, the following are encoded in one genomic region:
- a CDS encoding S41 family peptidase produces MPRLLPKRPLLTATAIVGALAMVPITTSAMAAVDSSTVRQFDRFLDVYNRIKADYVDKVDDDTLIKGAIQGMLAALDPHSSYVDALDFDNLKIQTEGNYGGLGLTVSMEDGAIKVIAPQEDTPAGRAGIKSGDYITHIDGKLVYGQSLDEAIGQMRGKPGTKIRLTIVRPGRDKPLELTLTREVIVQRPVKWEVKGDVGYININTFSENTGADTRAAIMAIDKALGHRPLGYVVDLRDNGGGLLTQAIAVSDAFLDHGEIVSQRGREKSDIERYYAKPGDDAHGLPVIVLTNSGTASASEIVAGALQDHHRALVMGERSFGKGSVQTLLPLGPETALRLTTARYYTPSGRSVQEGGIEPDIKVPQISDPDYKTRPVFREADLRRHLINEVKADNAILEEDTKTDPRFAMTPDALKKQGVEDFQLYYALKTIARLGGAAQVAAATKPPVK; encoded by the coding sequence ATGCCCCGTTTGCTGCCGAAACGTCCGCTTCTGACTGCTACTGCCATTGTCGGCGCGCTGGCCATGGTGCCGATCACGACCTCCGCGATGGCGGCGGTCGACAGCTCCACCGTGCGGCAGTTCGACCGCTTCCTCGACGTCTATAACCGGATCAAGGCCGATTATGTCGACAAGGTCGATGACGACACGCTGATCAAGGGCGCGATCCAGGGGATGCTGGCCGCGCTCGACCCGCATAGCAGCTATGTCGATGCGCTGGATTTCGACAATCTCAAGATCCAGACCGAGGGCAATTATGGCGGGCTGGGCCTGACCGTCTCGATGGAGGACGGCGCGATCAAGGTCATCGCGCCGCAGGAAGATACTCCGGCGGGCCGCGCAGGCATCAAGTCGGGCGACTATATCACCCATATCGACGGCAAGCTGGTCTATGGCCAGTCGCTGGACGAGGCAATCGGCCAGATGCGCGGCAAGCCCGGCACCAAGATCAGGCTGACCATCGTCCGCCCCGGCCGCGACAAGCCGCTGGAACTGACCCTGACCCGCGAGGTCATCGTCCAGCGCCCGGTCAAGTGGGAGGTCAAGGGCGATGTCGGCTATATCAACATCAACACCTTCTCCGAAAACACCGGCGCCGACACGCGCGCCGCGATCATGGCGATCGACAAGGCGCTGGGCCATCGGCCGCTGGGCTATGTCGTCGACCTGCGCGACAATGGCGGCGGGTTGCTGACCCAGGCGATCGCGGTCAGCGACGCCTTCCTTGATCATGGCGAGATCGTGTCGCAGCGCGGCCGCGAGAAATCGGACATCGAACGCTATTACGCCAAGCCCGGCGACGACGCGCATGGCCTGCCCGTGATCGTCCTGACCAATTCGGGCACCGCCTCGGCCTCCGAGATCGTCGCGGGCGCGCTTCAGGATCATCACCGCGCGCTGGTGATGGGCGAGCGCAGCTTCGGCAAGGGATCGGTTCAGACGCTGCTGCCGCTCGGCCCCGAAACCGCGCTGCGCCTGACCACCGCGCGCTACTACACCCCCTCGGGCCGGTCGGTGCAGGAGGGCGGGATCGAGCCGGATATCAAGGTGCCGCAGATTTCCGATCCCGATTACAAGACGCGGCCCGTTTTCCGCGAGGCCGATCTGCGCCGCCACCTGATCAACGAGGTGAAGGCCGACAATGCGATCTTGGAAGAGGATACCAAGACCGATCCGCGCTTCGCGATGACCCCCGATGCGCTCAAGAAGCAGGGGGTCGAGGACTTCCAGCTCTATTATGCGCTGAAGACCATCGCGCGGCTGGGCGGGGCCGCGCAGGTCGCCGCCGCCACCAAGCCGCCGGTGAAGTGA
- a CDS encoding IS630 family transposase (programmed frameshift), whose amino-acid sequence MGKPLSMDLRSRALAAVDEGMSCRAAAVRFGVAAATVIRWHDQRRSTGTYAAKPQGGDTRSRRIEAHAPTILALHEARRDITLDELRRELGQAGVTVAISTLHRFFARHGITPQKKTGHAIEQDRADVLSAREDWFDGQLDLDPARLVFIDETWTATNMTRSHGRCRRGERLRMGYPHGHRKTTTLVAGLRMTGMIAPMVLDGPINGDWFEAYVRQVLVPDLGRGDVVIMDNLSSHKRAGVREAIEAAGARLMFLPPYSPDFNPIEKAFARLKAMLRRAGERTVSGLWSLIGRLVDLFQPQECANYFTSCGYDPD is encoded by the exons ATGGGCAAGCCGTTGTCGATGGATCTACGATCGCGAGCGCTGGCCGCGGTTGACGAGGGGATGAGTTGCCGGGCTGCGGCGGTGCGGTTCGGTGTGGCGGCCGCGACGGTGATCCGGTGGCACGACCAGCGCCGCAGCACGGGCACCTATGCCGCCAAGCCGCAGGGCGGGGACACGCGGTCGCGGCGGATCGAAGCGCATGCGCCCACGATCCTGGCGCTGCACGAAGCGCGTCGCGACATCACGCTGGACGAGCTGCGTCGCGAGCTGGGTCAGGCGGGCGTGACGGTGGCGATCTCGACGCTGCACCGCTTCTTTGCCCGTCACGGGATCACGC CGCAAAAAAAGACCGGGCATGCGATCGAGCAGGATCGCGCCGACGTCCTGAGTGCGCGTGAGGACTGGTTTGATGGCCAGCTCGACCTCGACCCTGCGCGGCTCGTCTTCATCGACGAGACCTGGACGGCGACCAATATGACCCGCAGCCACGGCCGCTGCCGGCGGGGCGAGCGGCTGCGGATGGGTTACCCACATGGTCATCGCAAGACGACCACGCTGGTCGCTGGCCTGCGCATGACCGGCATGATCGCGCCGATGGTGCTCGACGGCCCGATCAACGGCGACTGGTTCGAGGCCTACGTCCGACAGGTTCTCGTGCCCGACCTCGGACGCGGCGACGTGGTCATCATGGACAACCTGTCCAGCCACAAGCGTGCCGGCGTCCGTGAAGCCATCGAAGCCGCAGGCGCCCGCCTCATGTTTCTCCCGCCCTACAGTCCCGACTTCAACCCGATCGAGAAGGCCTTCGCCCGCCTCAAGGCTATGCTGCGCAGGGCCGGCGAACGCACCGTGTCGGGCTTGTGGTCCCTCATCGGCAGGTTGGTCGATCTGTTCCAACCACAGGAATGCGCCAACTACTTCACCTCCTGTGGTTATGATCCAGACTGA
- a CDS encoding cytochrome (ubi)quinol oxidase subunit III, translating into MSQTAKAHDPNKLGRAAEPNPDGPAPKRIVVSYGFWIFLLSDFILFACFFAAYAVLVDATAGGPSGKDLFELKLVEAETVLLLLSSFACGLAGVGTMARDMRWFQIAMAVTALLGAAFLALEAYEFLHLIGEGAGPGRSAFLSAFFALVGCHGLHVTLGLLWLTTMMAQAWAKGFREDILRRILCFSLFWHALDIIWVALFTMVYLMGVRG; encoded by the coding sequence ATGAGCCAGACCGCCAAGGCCCATGATCCCAACAAGCTGGGCCGCGCCGCCGAGCCCAATCCGGATGGCCCCGCCCCCAAGCGGATCGTGGTGTCCTATGGCTTCTGGATCTTCCTGCTGTCGGACTTCATTCTGTTCGCCTGTTTCTTCGCCGCCTATGCGGTGCTGGTGGACGCGACGGCGGGCGGCCCCTCGGGCAAGGACCTGTTCGAGCTGAAGCTGGTCGAGGCCGAGACGGTGCTGCTCCTCCTGTCCAGCTTCGCCTGCGGGCTGGCGGGGGTGGGCACGATGGCGCGCGACATGCGCTGGTTCCAGATCGCCATGGCGGTGACCGCCTTGCTCGGCGCCGCCTTCCTCGCGCTGGAGGCCTATGAGTTCCTCCACCTGATCGGCGAGGGGGCGGGGCCGGGGCGCAGCGCCTTCCTGTCGGCGTTCTTCGCGCTGGTCGGTTGTCACGGATTGCACGTCACGCTCGGCCTGCTCTGGCTGACGACGATGATGGCGCAGGCCTGGGCCAAGGGGTTTCGCGAGGATATCCTGCGGCGCATCCTGTGCTTCAGCCTGTTCTGGCATGCGCTCGACATCATCTGGGTGGCGTTGTTCACCATGGTCTATCTGATGGGAGTGCGCGGATGA
- a CDS encoding CoA ester lyase encodes MTLRSALFLPASNPRAIAKARTVDSDAVILDLEDAVAPDAKAAGREAAVAAVREGGFGDRLLVVRTNGLDTQWAADDLAALAAVRLAAVLIPKVDDVPTLARARAALGPGVPLWAMIETCRGILSLGAIAQAAREVGLTALVAGTNDLAKEMRLPAPPPPEALLPLRVQIVVAARAGGMIALDGVCNALDAPERLAAECAEGRRLGFDGKTLIHPNQIDAAHRGFGPDEAEIAWARRIVTAFADPDQAALGAIRLDGQMVERLHLIEAERILALAGVV; translated from the coding sequence ATGACCCTGCGCAGCGCCCTGTTCCTTCCCGCCTCCAATCCCCGCGCCATCGCCAAGGCGCGGACGGTCGACAGCGATGCGGTGATCCTCGACCTGGAGGATGCGGTCGCCCCCGATGCCAAGGCGGCCGGGCGCGAGGCGGCGGTGGCCGCGGTGCGCGAGGGAGGCTTTGGGGACAGGCTGCTGGTGGTGCGGACCAACGGGCTCGACACCCAGTGGGCGGCGGACGATCTCGCCGCGCTCGCCGCCGTGCGTCTGGCGGCGGTGCTGATCCCGAAGGTCGATGACGTTCCGACCCTGGCACGGGCGCGGGCGGCGCTGGGGCCGGGCGTGCCGCTCTGGGCGATGATCGAGACGTGCCGGGGCATCCTGTCGCTGGGCGCGATCGCACAGGCCGCGCGCGAGGTCGGGCTGACCGCGCTGGTGGCGGGCACCAACGATCTCGCCAAGGAGATGCGCCTGCCCGCGCCGCCGCCGCCCGAGGCCTTGCTGCCGTTGCGGGTGCAGATCGTCGTGGCGGCCCGCGCGGGCGGGATGATCGCGCTCGACGGGGTGTGCAACGCGCTCGATGCGCCCGAACGGCTGGCGGCGGAATGCGCCGAGGGGCGGCGGCTGGGGTTCGACGGCAAGACGCTGATCCATCCCAACCAGATCGACGCCGCCCATCGCGGCTTCGGCCCCGACGAGGCTGAGATCGCCTGGGCCCGGCGGATCGTCACCGCCTTTGCCGATCCCGACCAGGCGGCGCTGGGCGCGATCCGGCTGGACGGGCAGATGGTCGAGCGGCTCCATCTGATCGAGGCGGAGCGGATATTGGCGCTGGCGGGCGTGGTGTAG
- the cyoB gene encoding cytochrome o ubiquinol oxidase subunit I, with protein MSLTGKLGWDSIPFHKPLPLVSAGVIGVVLLGVFIWVWRRGALPYLWSEWITSVDHKRIGVMYCLLAGVMLLRGFSDALLMRSQQAIAYGNEGYLPPDHYDQIFSAHGTIMIFFVAMPFMIGLMNFVVPLQLGVRDVAFPTLNSVSFWLTCSGALLINMSLVIGEFAKTGWLVYPPLSELRFSPGVGVDYYLWALQISGMGTLLSGVNLVTTILKMRAPGMGYSRMPMFTWTSLASNLLIVAAFPVLTACLGMLILDRYLGFHFFTPEAGGNQMMFVNLIWAWGHPEVYILILPAFGVFSEIISTFSSKPLFGYRSMVIATMVICILSFMVWLHHFFTMGAGADVNGFFGITTMIIAVPTGVKVFNWLFTMYGGRIRYTSMMLWSIGFIVTFVIGGMTGVMLAVPPADFVLHNSLFLVAHFHNVIIGGVLFGAFAGFTFWFPKMFGFTLDERWGKRAFWLWISGFYVAFMPLYVLGLMGMTRRMQHYDVPGWHPWLLVAGVGALLILGGIMCQVMMLYVSIRTRETRIDESGDPWDGRTLEWITSSPPPAFNFAVLPDVKGEEAYWGIKSKARENRRLSDRPDYEPIEMPRNSPTGIVSAFFATAMGFALIWHIWWLVILGFFGAWGTFIVFAWRDKAEYDIPVEEVERLDQARRRSKATLLDLPEEALS; from the coding sequence ATGAGCCTGACCGGCAAGCTGGGCTGGGATTCGATCCCGTTCCACAAACCGCTGCCGCTGGTGTCGGCCGGGGTGATCGGCGTGGTCCTCCTGGGCGTCTTCATCTGGGTCTGGCGGCGCGGGGCTCTGCCCTATCTGTGGAGCGAGTGGATCACCAGCGTCGACCATAAGCGGATCGGCGTGATGTACTGCCTGCTGGCGGGCGTGATGCTGTTGCGCGGCTTTTCCGACGCGCTGCTGATGCGGTCGCAACAGGCGATCGCGTACGGCAATGAGGGCTATCTGCCGCCCGACCATTACGACCAGATCTTCTCGGCGCATGGCACGATCATGATCTTCTTCGTGGCGATGCCGTTCATGATCGGGCTGATGAACTTCGTCGTGCCGTTGCAGCTCGGCGTGCGCGACGTGGCCTTTCCGACGCTCAATTCGGTCAGCTTCTGGCTGACGTGCAGCGGCGCGCTGCTGATCAATATGAGCCTGGTCATCGGCGAATTCGCCAAGACCGGTTGGCTGGTCTATCCGCCGCTATCCGAACTGCGCTTCTCCCCCGGTGTCGGGGTCGATTATTATCTGTGGGCGCTGCAGATATCGGGGATGGGGACGCTGCTGTCCGGCGTGAACCTCGTCACCACCATATTGAAGATGCGCGCGCCGGGCATGGGCTATAGCCGGATGCCGATGTTCACCTGGACCTCGCTGGCGTCCAACCTGCTGATCGTCGCGGCCTTTCCGGTGCTGACCGCCTGCCTCGGCATGCTGATCCTAGACCGTTATCTGGGCTTCCACTTCTTCACGCCCGAGGCGGGGGGCAACCAGATGATGTTCGTCAACCTCATCTGGGCCTGGGGCCATCCGGAAGTCTATATCCTGATCCTGCCCGCCTTCGGCGTGTTTTCCGAGATCATCTCGACCTTCTCGTCCAAGCCCCTGTTCGGTTATCGGTCGATGGTCATCGCGACCATGGTGATCTGCATCCTGTCCTTCATGGTCTGGCTACACCATTTCTTCACCATGGGGGCGGGCGCCGATGTGAACGGTTTCTTCGGCATCACCACGATGATCATCGCGGTGCCGACGGGGGTGAAGGTCTTCAACTGGCTGTTCACCATGTATGGCGGGCGCATCCGCTATACGTCGATGATGCTGTGGTCGATCGGGTTCATCGTGACCTTCGTGATCGGCGGCATGACCGGGGTGATGCTGGCGGTGCCGCCCGCCGACTTCGTCCTGCACAACTCGCTGTTCCTGGTCGCGCATTTCCATAACGTCATCATCGGTGGCGTGCTGTTCGGCGCTTTTGCGGGCTTCACCTTCTGGTTCCCCAAGATGTTCGGCTTCACCCTGGACGAGCGCTGGGGCAAGCGCGCCTTCTGGTTGTGGATCAGCGGCTTCTACGTCGCCTTCATGCCGCTCTATGTGCTGGGGCTGATGGGCATGACGCGGCGGATGCAGCATTATGACGTGCCCGGCTGGCATCCCTGGCTGCTGGTGGCCGGGGTCGGCGCGCTGCTGATCCTGGGCGGGATCATGTGCCAGGTCATGATGCTCTATGTCTCGATCAGGACGCGCGAGACCCGCATCGACGAGAGCGGCGATCCCTGGGACGGCCGCACGCTGGAATGGATCACCAGCTCGCCGCCCCCCGCCTTCAACTTCGCGGTGCTGCCCGATGTGAAGGGCGAGGAAGCCTATTGGGGCATCAAGTCCAAGGCGCGCGAGAACCGCCGCCTGTCGGACCGCCCCGATTACGAACCGATCGAGATGCCGCGCAACTCGCCCACCGGAATCGTCAGCGCCTTCTTCGCCACCGCCATGGGCTTTGCGCTGATCTGGCATATCTGGTGGCTGGTGATCCTGGGCTTCTTCGGGGCCTGGGGGACGTTCATCGTCTTCGCGTGGCGCGACAAGGCCGAATATGACATCCCGGTCGAGGAGGTCGAGCGGCTGGACCAGGCGCGCCGCCGGAGCAAGGCGACGCTGCTCGACCTGCCCGAAGAGGCGCTGTCATGA
- a CDS encoding demethoxyubiquinone hydroxylase family protein yields MSQLRWMPGDRREPMKAMVRVDQAGEYGATRIYAGQLAVLGDRHPFARAIHHMAEQEERHRAFFDRMIAERRVRPTLFQPFWDKAGFALGAITAAIGPKAAMACTAAVETEIDKHYQDQLDQLGDSDPELSEAIADFQAEELEHRDHALGAGAEEAIAYPVLYGLIRAGCKVAIAAAKRI; encoded by the coding sequence ATGAGCCAGCTTCGCTGGATGCCGGGCGACCGGCGCGAACCGATGAAGGCAATGGTCCGGGTGGACCAGGCCGGGGAATATGGCGCGACCCGCATCTATGCGGGGCAGCTGGCGGTGCTGGGCGACCGGCATCCCTTTGCCCGCGCCATCCACCACATGGCCGAGCAGGAAGAGCGCCACCGCGCCTTTTTCGACCGGATGATCGCCGAGCGCCGGGTGCGGCCGACGCTGTTCCAGCCCTTCTGGGACAAGGCGGGATTCGCGCTGGGCGCCATCACGGCGGCGATCGGGCCGAAGGCGGCGATGGCGTGCACCGCGGCGGTCGAGACCGAGATCGACAAACATTATCAGGACCAGCTCGACCAGCTGGGCGACAGCGACCCCGAACTGTCCGAGGCGATCGCCGATTTCCAGGCCGAGGAACTGGAGCATCGCGACCATGCGCTGGGCGCGGGCGCGGAGGAGGCGATCGCCTATCCGGTGCTGTACGGATTGATCCGGGCGGGCTGCAAGGTCGCGATCGCGGCGGCCAAGCGGATCTGA
- the cyoA gene encoding ubiquinol oxidase subunit II, with amino-acid sequence MLRDPRLARFSARFSCLGLCAVLTACEPGILNPAGPIAAGERSIFFNALAVMLAIVVPVIVLAFAFGWWFRAGNSRARHLPEWAYSGRLELLVWSIPALAIMFLGGIAWIGSHDLDPPRPIASKARPMTVEVVATDWKWLFLYPEQGIATINRLVVPVGTPVKFRITSAGVMNSFFVPQLGSQIYAMSGMDSTLHLRADKAGRYRGLSAHYSGEGFADMDFFVDAVPQAAFDRFVATARAGRGKTLDWNEFVAMAHPSRNVRPASYPRLQPGLYDQIVMRNGAPEGDRAKDGREQ; translated from the coding sequence ATGCTCCGCGATCCGCGCCTCGCCCGATTTTCCGCGCGTTTTTCGTGCCTTGGCCTGTGCGCTGTCCTGACCGCCTGCGAGCCGGGCATATTGAACCCGGCCGGGCCGATCGCGGCGGGTGAGCGCAGCATCTTCTTCAATGCGCTGGCGGTGATGCTGGCCATCGTCGTGCCGGTGATCGTGCTGGCCTTCGCCTTTGGCTGGTGGTTCCGGGCGGGCAACAGCCGCGCCAGGCATCTGCCCGAATGGGCCTATTCGGGGCGGCTGGAATTGCTGGTCTGGTCGATCCCGGCGCTGGCCATCATGTTCCTGGGCGGCATCGCCTGGATCGGCAGCCACGATCTCGACCCGCCCAGGCCGATCGCCTCCAAGGCAAGGCCGATGACGGTCGAGGTCGTCGCGACCGACTGGAAATGGCTGTTCCTCTACCCCGAACAGGGGATCGCCACGATCAACCGGCTGGTCGTGCCGGTCGGTACGCCGGTGAAGTTCCGCATCACCTCGGCGGGCGTCATGAACAGCTTCTTCGTGCCGCAGCTGGGCAGCCAGATCTACGCCATGTCGGGGATGGACTCGACGCTTCACCTGCGCGCGGACAAGGCGGGGCGGTATCGCGGGCTGTCGGCGCATTATAGCGGGGAGGGCTTTGCCGATATGGACTTCTTCGTCGATGCGGTGCCGCAGGCGGCGTTCGATCGCTTCGTCGCGACCGCCAGGGCGGGGCGGGGCAAGACGCTTGACTGGAACGAGTTCGTGGCGATGGCGCATCCCAGCCGCAATGTCCGCCCCGCCAGCTATCCCCGGCTTCAACCGGGCCTTTACGACCAGATCGTGATGCGCAACGGCGCGCCCGAGGGCGACCGGGCCAAGGATGGGCGCGAGCAATGA
- the cyoD gene encoding cytochrome o ubiquinol oxidase subunit IV has protein sequence MSERPDEEMARDETAPGVDGERDSIVGGIRSYAIGLVAAAILTAASFALVQFDIVWGPAVPAALVALAIGQMGVHLVFFLHITTGPDNSNNVLALLFGVLIVALVLLGSIWIMGHLNHNLMGPMATP, from the coding sequence ATGAGCGAGCGGCCCGACGAGGAAATGGCGCGCGACGAAACCGCGCCGGGCGTGGATGGCGAGCGCGACTCGATCGTGGGCGGCATCCGCAGCTATGCGATCGGGCTGGTCGCGGCGGCGATCCTGACGGCGGCGTCCTTCGCATTGGTGCAGTTCGACATCGTCTGGGGCCCGGCGGTCCCCGCCGCGCTGGTGGCGCTGGCGATCGGGCAGATGGGGGTGCATCTGGTGTTTTTCCTCCACATCACCACCGGGCCCGACAACAGCAACAATGTGCTGGCGCTGTTGTTCGGCGTGCTGATCGTGGCGCTGGTGCTGCTGGGGTCGATCTGGATCATGGGGCATCTGAACCACAATCTGATGGGGCCGATGGCGACGCCCTAG
- a CDS encoding disulfide bond formation protein B: MTTPRTRSERRANWIALLLPAALLAGAWGSQLIGGLYPCEMCHWQRWPHYAALVPALLAFVVPQRSIRGSLVILAALLIAVSGAIGVAHAGVEYGWWQGFTACTSTVDLNGLSATDRLNAIMHAPVIRCDVAQWTLGGISLAGFNAIFSLGGAAAILMLMRKAR; encoded by the coding sequence ATGACGACCCCGCGTACCCGCAGCGAACGCCGCGCCAACTGGATCGCGCTGCTGCTGCCCGCCGCCTTGCTGGCGGGGGCGTGGGGCAGCCAGCTGATCGGCGGGCTGTATCCGTGCGAGATGTGCCATTGGCAGCGCTGGCCGCATTATGCCGCGCTGGTGCCCGCGCTGCTCGCCTTTGTAGTGCCCCAGCGCAGCATCCGGGGATCGCTTGTCATCCTTGCCGCGTTGTTGATCGCGGTGTCGGGGGCGATCGGTGTCGCGCATGCCGGGGTCGAATATGGCTGGTGGCAGGGCTTCACCGCCTGCACCTCGACGGTGGACTTGAACGGATTGAGCGCGACCGATCGGTTGAATGCGATCATGCATGCGCCGGTCATCCGCTGCGACGTGGCGCAATGGACGCTGGGCGGCATTTCGCTGGCCGGGTTCAACGCGATCTTCTCGCTGGGCGGCGCGGCGGCGATCCTGATGTTGATGAGGAAGGCGCGATGA
- the glgX gene encoding glycogen debranching protein GlgX, giving the protein MTNQPALPLGATPVPGGTRFAVRSTADRVELCLFDGPQERRVAMAREGDVWSATVPGRDHLYGYRAHGEYDPARNLWFDPAKLLVDPYALELDRPFVQSPRLGRYGKDTADIVPRARVVAPLTEPPAPPLFRPGGLIYELNVRGFSMRHPAIPPEQRGTLAALAHPAVLDHLRKLSVAAVELMPITAAIDERHLPPLGLRNGWSYNPVVPMALCPERVPGGVAELVATIAALRQAGIGVILDLVFNHMGESDVQGGTLSFRGLDPDVYARTADGTLINDAGTGNTLDASRPSVRATILDSLRHFARAGVDGFRFDLAPVLARGPGFDPNAPIFAEIAADPILSTRVMIAEPWDIGPGGYQLGAFPEHWLEWNDRYRDQVRRFWRGDGRSGDLATRVAGSADIFTGAASRSVNFVAAHDGFTLADMVAYAGRHNQANGEDNRDGHGDEVSWNHGVEGPSDDPAIRAARIRSVRALLATLFLSRGTPMLTAGDEFGRSQRGNNNGYAQDNDTTWLDWESRDEALEDFVAALSAFRRETPLDWTDWLKNAEWRTLSGDPMGADDWNGDGFALHLPLDDESLILRFDRARGVSAIRGPAIQS; this is encoded by the coding sequence ATGACGAATCAGCCCGCCCTCCCCCTCGGCGCAACGCCGGTCCCCGGCGGCACCCGCTTCGCCGTCCGCTCGACCGCCGATCGGGTGGAATTGTGCCTGTTCGACGGCCCCCAGGAACGCCGCGTCGCCATGGCCCGTGAGGGCGATGTCTGGAGCGCCACCGTTCCCGGCCGCGACCATCTCTACGGCTATCGCGCGCACGGCGAGTATGATCCAGCGCGCAACCTGTGGTTCGACCCCGCCAAGCTCCTGGTCGATCCTTACGCGCTTGAACTCGACCGCCCCTTCGTCCAGTCCCCGCGCCTTGGCCGATATGGCAAGGACACCGCCGACATCGTCCCGCGCGCCCGCGTCGTCGCCCCGCTGACCGAGCCCCCCGCCCCGCCGCTCTTTCGACCGGGCGGGCTGATCTATGAGCTGAACGTTCGCGGCTTCTCGATGCGCCATCCCGCCATTCCGCCGGAACAGCGCGGCACGCTGGCGGCGCTCGCGCATCCGGCGGTGCTCGATCATCTCCGAAAGCTGAGCGTGGCGGCGGTCGAACTGATGCCGATCACCGCCGCGATCGATGAGCGCCATCTGCCGCCGCTCGGCCTACGCAATGGCTGGAGCTATAATCCGGTCGTGCCGATGGCGCTTTGTCCGGAGCGGGTGCCGGGCGGCGTCGCCGAGCTGGTCGCCACCATCGCCGCGCTGCGACAGGCGGGGATCGGCGTCATCCTCGACCTCGTCTTCAACCATATGGGCGAGAGCGACGTACAGGGCGGGACGCTGTCCTTCCGGGGGCTCGATCCGGACGTTTATGCCCGGACGGCGGACGGCACGCTCATCAACGATGCGGGGACCGGCAATACGCTCGACGCCAGCCGCCCCAGCGTCCGCGCGACGATCCTCGACAGCCTGCGCCATTTCGCGCGGGCCGGGGTCGACGGCTTCCGCTTCGACCTCGCCCCCGTGCTGGCGCGCGGGCCGGGATTCGATCCGAACGCCCCCATCTTCGCCGAGATCGCCGCCGATCCGATCCTCTCGACCCGCGTGATGATCGCCGAACCGTGGGACATCGGCCCCGGCGGATACCAGCTGGGCGCTTTCCCCGAGCATTGGCTGGAGTGGAACGACCGCTACCGCGACCAAGTGCGCCGCTTCTGGCGCGGCGACGGGCGCAGCGGTGACCTCGCGACGCGGGTGGCGGGATCGGCCGACATATTCACTGGCGCGGCCAGCCGCTCGGTCAATTTCGTCGCGGCGCATGACGGCTTCACCCTGGCCGACATGGTTGCCTATGCCGGGCGGCACAATCAGGCCAATGGCGAGGACAATCGCGACGGGCATGGCGACGAGGTGTCGTGGAACCATGGCGTCGAGGGGCCGAGCGACGACCCCGCCATCCGCGCTGCCCGCATCCGCTCGGTCCGCGCGCTGCTGGCCACGCTGTTCCTGTCGCGCGGCACCCCGATGCTGACCGCCGGCGACGAGTTCGGCCGCAGCCAGCGGGGCAACAATAACGGCTATGCGCAGGACAATGACACGACCTGGCTCGACTGGGAGAGTCGCGACGAAGCGCTGGAGGATTTCGTCGCCGCGCTCAGCGCCTTCCGTCGCGAGACGCCGCTCGACTGGACCGACTGGCTGAAAAACGCCGAATGGCGTACGCTATCGGGCGATCCCATGGGTGCTGACGACTGGAACGGCGACGGCTTCGCCCTGCACCTGCCGCTCGACGACGAAAGCCTGATCCTGCGCTTCGACCGGGCACGCGGCGTCTCCGCCATCCGGGGCCCGGCGATCCAGAGCTAG